From one Populus alba chromosome 17, ASM523922v2, whole genome shotgun sequence genomic stretch:
- the LOC118042703 gene encoding protein COBRA isoform X1 — MSFLSKSTVLLLFVLCCTSFTSTEAYDALDPNGNITIKWDVVNWTPDGYVAVVTIYNYQQYRHMEAPGWSLGWTWANNEVIWSMFGGQTTEQGDCSRFKGNIPRCCKKSPTVVDLSPRTPRNQKIANCCKGGLISSMVQDPANAASSFQLSVGAAGTTNETIRIPKKFTLKTPGPGYTCGPAKIVRPTRFISADKRRVTQALMTWNITCTYSQFLVHKAPTCCVSLSSFHNKTIAPCPTCSCGCRRNNTVSRGCVDPKSPHVPGPGQKNTITPLVQCTSHMCPIKIQWHLKLNYKDYWRATIIITNLNYHMNYTQWNLVVQHPNFDNLTQVFGSKYKALTSLSTTNDTAMLWGIKHYNDVLMQAGRHGKVHLELLFRKDKATFTSKKGWAFPQRIHFNGDRCVMPPPDAYPLVA; from the exons ATGAGTTTCCTCTCGAAATCAACTGTTCTGCTTCTGTTTGTGCTTTGCTGCACCAGCTTCACTTCAACAG AAGCCTATGATGCTCTTGATCCAAATgggaatattacaataaaatggGACGTTGTGAACTGGACTCCTGATGGCTACGTA GCTGTCGTCACAATCTACAACTACCAGCAGTATCGCCACATGGAAGCACCAGGTTGGTCACTAGGATGGACATGGGCAAATAATGAGGTAATATGGAGCATGTTTGGAGGCCAAACAACAGAGCAAGGAGATTGTTCAAGATTCAAAGGCAACATTCCACGTTGCTGTAAGAAGAGTCCAACAGTTGTAGATTTATCGCCAAGGACTCCTCGCAACCAAAAGATTGCAAATTGCTGCAAAGGGGGGTTAATCAGCTCGATGGTGCAAGATCCAGCTAATGCAGCAAGCTCATTCCAGCTCAGTGTGGGTGCAGCTGGAACTACCAACGAAACAATCAGGATACCTAAGAAATTCACTCTGAAGACACCAGGACCTGGTTATACATGTGGTCCTGCAAAAATTGTCAGACCTACTAGATTTATATCTGCAGATAAAAGGAGAGTCACACAAGCTTTGA TGACCTGGAATATTACATGCACATACTCACAATTCCTGGTTCACAAGGCTCCTACTTGCTGTGTCTCCCTCTCATCTTTCCACAACAAGACAATAGCACCCTGCCCGACATGTTCTTGTGGCTGCCGAAGAAACAACACAGTTTCAAGGGGCTGTGTAGA TCCAAAATCACCTCATGTTCCAGGTCCAGGCCAAAAGAACACCATCACGCCTCTTGTCCAATGCACGAGCCATATGTGCCCAATCAAAATTCAATGGCATCTTAAGCTCAACTACAAGGATTACTGGAGAGCTACGATCATAATTACAAATTTGAATTATCATATGAACTATACACAATGGAACTTAGTTGTTCAGCACCCCAATTTCGACAATTTGACGCAGGTTTTCGGCTCTAAATACAAAGCATTAACTTCTCTTTCAACTACTA ATGATACTGCCATGCTGTGGGGAATCAAGCACTACAACGACGTGCTGATGCAAGCTGGTCGTCATGGTAAAGTTCATTTAGAGTTGCTTTTCCGAAAAGACAAGGCAACGTTTACTTCCAAGAAGGGCTGGGCCTTCCCTCAGAGAATCCATTTCAATGGCGATCGTTGTGTCATGCCTCCTCCGGATGCCTATCCCCTGGTTGCCTAG
- the LOC118042703 gene encoding protein COBRA isoform X2: MSFLSKSTVLLLFVLCCTSFTSTEAYDALDPNGNITIKWDVVNWTPDGYVAVVTIYNYQQYRHMEAPGWSLGWTWANNEVIWSMFGGQTTEQGDCSRFKGNIPRCCKKSPTVVDLSPRTPRNQKIANCCKGGLISSMVQDPANAASSFQLSVGAAGTTNETIRIPKKFTLKTPGPGYTCGPAKIVRPTRFISADKRRVTQALMTWNITCTYSQFLVHKAPTCCVSLSSFHNKTIAPCPTCSCGCRRNNTVSRGCVESRPKEHHHASCPMHEPYVPNQNSMAS, from the exons ATGAGTTTCCTCTCGAAATCAACTGTTCTGCTTCTGTTTGTGCTTTGCTGCACCAGCTTCACTTCAACAG AAGCCTATGATGCTCTTGATCCAAATgggaatattacaataaaatggGACGTTGTGAACTGGACTCCTGATGGCTACGTA GCTGTCGTCACAATCTACAACTACCAGCAGTATCGCCACATGGAAGCACCAGGTTGGTCACTAGGATGGACATGGGCAAATAATGAGGTAATATGGAGCATGTTTGGAGGCCAAACAACAGAGCAAGGAGATTGTTCAAGATTCAAAGGCAACATTCCACGTTGCTGTAAGAAGAGTCCAACAGTTGTAGATTTATCGCCAAGGACTCCTCGCAACCAAAAGATTGCAAATTGCTGCAAAGGGGGGTTAATCAGCTCGATGGTGCAAGATCCAGCTAATGCAGCAAGCTCATTCCAGCTCAGTGTGGGTGCAGCTGGAACTACCAACGAAACAATCAGGATACCTAAGAAATTCACTCTGAAGACACCAGGACCTGGTTATACATGTGGTCCTGCAAAAATTGTCAGACCTACTAGATTTATATCTGCAGATAAAAGGAGAGTCACACAAGCTTTGA TGACCTGGAATATTACATGCACATACTCACAATTCCTGGTTCACAAGGCTCCTACTTGCTGTGTCTCCCTCTCATCTTTCCACAACAAGACAATAGCACCCTGCCCGACATGTTCTTGTGGCTGCCGAAGAAACAACACAGTTTCAAGGGGCTGTGTAGA GTCCAGGCCAAAAGAACACCATCACGCCTCTTGTCCAATGCACGAGCCATATGTGCCCAATCAAAATTCAATGGCATCTTAA